The following coding sequences are from one Anabas testudineus chromosome 16, fAnaTes1.2, whole genome shotgun sequence window:
- the LOC113170754 gene encoding transmembrane protein 74, whose amino-acid sequence MASPELLPADEGDTQPDPPDVLDRVSSVLHVRKSGGSTGGALPREAGCNPVRSSHGRCLSSPRTAPRKGGAEVKLSHLCEEKIKVCCDEELETSFTYIDENVNLRVASPETSCKSTHRSMRNGDPCSETLPELSFMSEDDLSFGEGSGSSIDYGFISAVTFLVTGISLVIISYAVPRDVEVDRDSVSAREMERLEMESARIGAHLDRCVIAGLCLLTLGGVVLSTLLMISMWKGEMYRRKVIAYSKRSAKLYGSISLKTRSSPSHSSAHLSLEEGLENTLT is encoded by the coding sequence ATGGCTTCTCCAGAACTGCTTCCCGCAGACGAGGGAGACACACAGCCCGATCCCCCCGACGTCCTTGACCGGGTTTCCAGCGTGCTGCATGTCCGCAAGTCGGGCGGATCAACAGGAGGAGCGCTCCCGAGGGAGGCTGGCTGTAACCCGGTCCGCAGCTCCCATGGTCGGTGTCTTTCATCACCAAGGACGGCGCCGCGCAAGGGGGGCGCAGAGGTTAAACTCAGTCACCTCTGCGAGGAGAAAATCAAAGTCTGTTGCGACGAGGAATTGGAGACATCTTTCACCTACATTGACGAGAATGTTAACCTGCGGGTGGCTAGCCCGGAGACTAGTTGTAAAAGTACTCATAGATCCATGCGTAACGGTGATCCTTGCTCCGAGACGTTACCGGAGCTTTCCTTTATGTCCGAGGATGACCTGTCCTTCGGGGAGGGCTCGGGAAGTTCTATAGACTACGGCTTTATCAGTGCAGTCACGTTTTTGGTGACCGGCATCTCCTTGGTGATCATCTCCTATGCTGTGCCTCGGGATGTGGAGGTGGACCGGGACAGCGTGTCGgcaagagagatggagaggctGGAGATGGAGAGCGCCCGGATAGGTGCCCACTTGGATCGGTGTGTCATAGCCGGACTCTGTCTGCTCACCCTGGGCGGCGTGGTGCTCTCCACGTTGCTGATGATCTCCATGTGGAAGGGGGAAATGTACAGGAGAAAGGTCATCGCTTATTCCAAACGTTCAGCCAAACTGTACGGCTCTATAAGCCTGAAAACTAGATCCAGCCCCAGCCACTCATCCGCGCACTTGTCCCTGGAGGAGGGACTGGAGAACACTTTGACTTAA